A genome region from Aliivibrio salmonicida LFI1238 includes the following:
- a CDS encoding ECF-type sigma factor, with protein MITITKLTRTIQYWQSGDKVAENHVYQFAYLQLHNIAQKERKRNAKKYGPDNDMFADSVNNTTSLIHDAYIKLSNSKLTDIKTKRDFFLMITRVMRQILIDNARSLQAKKRQPLAPINRDIDKFEQLITMDKALDNFAIRYPRQSNVLKLKYLMGMKNTEICQLLECSSSLVEKDLKFSRCWLHSYIMK; from the coding sequence ATGATAACGATAACTAAATTAACTCGAACTATTCAATACTGGCAATCTGGAGATAAAGTCGCAGAAAATCATGTGTACCAATTTGCATATTTACAACTGCATAATATTGCCCAAAAAGAACGTAAGCGTAATGCAAAAAAATATGGTCCAGATAACGATATGTTCGCAGATAGTGTGAACAACACAACCTCACTCATCCATGATGCTTATATTAAACTATCAAATTCAAAACTAACCGACATAAAAACCAAGCGTGATTTTTTTCTGATGATAACAAGAGTTATGCGCCAAATATTAATTGATAACGCTCGGTCATTACAAGCAAAAAAACGCCAACCACTTGCTCCCATAAACAGAGATATTGATAAATTTGAACAATTAATCACAATGGATAAAGCATTAGATAATTTTGCTATTCGATACCCTCGTCAATCTAACGTCTTAAAATTAAAATACCTAATGGGAATGAAAAACACCGAGATTTGCCAACTATTAGAATGTAGCTCAAGTCTCGTTGAAAAAGATTT
- a CDS encoding serine/threonine-protein kinase, whose translation MQLITSPTQIFYDLMDLDNIQKQKVLDALQNSHPNIYQDLIPLLNNTTSEPFFDLFGFGAQQTFNTEWDFSHHMVDKYQITKELGRGGMGVVYSAYRANGTFEQELAIKFIQPDLKNLLNKHALFEEAQLLARLNHPYIAKVFDGGEYEGAVYVVMEKIIGTTLNDFLKHNLLSRQQKLQLFSQICQALEHAHQHDVLHADLKPENILIDKRNCPKLIDFNLTQQVKKNGHHNTQGLVAYSEHFASPEQKEGNYLTPLSDVYSLGKILLLLFPNLHKKEDITYIQEKTTQETLSKRYCSVEALRKDIECVLASRPITLKQHTPLYTFRCLLKRKPISAFILVLLTLSTLILSSVLIIKNNNLKHDKIVSEKIMFEITHLLFNSKGKDISKASINSMLELTRCKILSNPELPAYIKQKMQLAMMMPIQTKQKSLPEEQRREIKIQFK comes from the coding sequence TTGCAGTTAATTACCTCACCAACTCAAATTTTCTATGATTTAATGGATCTTGATAACATTCAAAAACAAAAAGTATTGGATGCACTGCAAAACAGTCACCCAAATATCTATCAAGACCTCATTCCATTACTGAATAACACCACATCAGAACCATTCTTCGATTTATTTGGTTTTGGTGCTCAGCAAACTTTTAATACTGAATGGGATTTTAGCCATCACATGGTAGATAAATACCAAATTACAAAAGAGCTGGGTCGCGGTGGGATGGGAGTAGTCTATTCAGCATATCGTGCTAATGGTACTTTCGAACAAGAGCTTGCCATTAAATTTATTCAACCTGATTTAAAGAATTTATTAAACAAACACGCCCTATTTGAAGAGGCGCAATTATTAGCACGTTTAAATCATCCATATATAGCAAAAGTCTTTGATGGTGGAGAGTACGAAGGGGCTGTTTATGTGGTGATGGAGAAAATTATCGGTACAACACTCAATGATTTTTTAAAGCATAATTTGTTGTCTCGACAACAAAAATTACAATTATTTAGTCAGATTTGCCAAGCACTTGAACATGCACACCAACACGATGTACTACATGCAGATCTAAAACCTGAAAACATTTTAATTGATAAACGGAATTGCCCAAAGCTAATCGATTTTAACTTAACTCAACAAGTAAAAAAAAATGGGCATCATAATACTCAAGGGCTTGTCGCCTACAGTGAGCATTTTGCTAGCCCAGAACAAAAAGAAGGCAATTATTTAACTCCTTTGAGTGATGTTTATTCTTTAGGTAAGATTTTATTGCTTCTTTTTCCTAATCTTCATAAGAAGGAAGACATTACTTACATCCAAGAAAAAACGACCCAAGAGACACTATCTAAACGCTACTGTTCTGTTGAGGCTCTACGCAAAGATATCGAGTGTGTGTTGGCATCTAGGCCAATTACATTAAAACAACACACCCCTTTATATACTTTTCGTTGTTTATTAAAACGAAAACCAATTTCCGCATTTATTTTGGTTTTATTAACTTTATCAACATTAATCTTATCTAGTGTATTAATCATTAAAAACAACAATTTAAAACATGATAAAATTGTATCAGAAAAAATAATGTTTGAGATAACACACTTATTGTTTAATTCAAAAGGAAAAGACATATCAAAGGCATCCATTAACTCAATGCTCGAATTAACACGATGTAAAATTTTATCTAACCCTGAACTTCCAGCATACATAAAACAAAAAATGCAACTCGCAATGATGATGCCAATACAAACAAAACAAAAATCATTACCAGAAGAACAAAGAAGGGAAATTAAAATACAGTTCAAGTGA